One stretch of Leptospira mtsangambouensis DNA includes these proteins:
- a CDS encoding zinc ribbon domain-containing protein — MVAMAEERIYEMLWDCEFCGSKKLLGKTHRHCPNCGATQDPSRRYFPNDADKVAVQDHIYYGVDKVCPFCQTPNGAKATFCGNCGGSLDGAQNVKLRSDHDGITEDSVQKAKEDLAFPNSEYIKPHPKTPKWVLWLLGTIVIGGIGFVCLGVLWTEKVELQITHHEWSRTIAIDQFKPVSESEWCDSMPLGAYSVSRSRQIRSYNSIPDGEDCHTVRSDRGDGTFSESESCTTKYRQEPVYDDHCSYRIDKWAFDRNAVAKGFGTTQEPYWPTPQIRECASTSIGCERLGPKEEKYIVHFTESSGETKGEKHDCDFDMAKWKSLPAKGLYQTEKSVIFNYITCNTIQTLEGNVTEE, encoded by the coding sequence TTGGTTGCGATGGCAGAAGAAAGAATCTATGAAATGCTTTGGGACTGCGAATTTTGCGGATCAAAAAAATTACTCGGTAAAACACATAGGCATTGTCCCAATTGTGGAGCCACTCAAGACCCAAGCCGTCGATACTTTCCAAACGATGCAGACAAAGTTGCTGTCCAAGACCATATCTATTACGGAGTCGATAAGGTTTGTCCTTTCTGCCAAACTCCGAATGGAGCCAAAGCCACGTTCTGTGGAAACTGTGGAGGTTCTTTAGATGGTGCACAGAATGTCAAACTCAGATCCGATCATGATGGAATCACAGAAGACTCTGTCCAAAAAGCCAAAGAAGATTTAGCCTTCCCCAATTCCGAATATATCAAACCTCATCCCAAAACTCCCAAATGGGTTTTGTGGTTACTGGGAACCATTGTGATTGGTGGGATTGGATTTGTTTGTCTAGGTGTTTTATGGACTGAAAAAGTAGAATTACAAATCACTCACCATGAATGGTCTCGCACAATCGCCATTGATCAGTTCAAACCAGTTTCCGAATCCGAATGGTGTGACTCTATGCCTTTGGGTGCGTACAGTGTGTCCCGCAGTCGCCAAATCAGAAGTTATAACAGCATTCCTGATGGAGAAGATTGTCATACAGTTCGTTCGGATCGTGGAGATGGAACCTTCTCTGAAAGTGAAAGTTGTACTACCAAATACAGACAAGAACCAGTGTATGATGACCATTGTAGTTACCGCATCGACAAATGGGCCTTTGACAGAAATGCTGTGGCCAAAGGATTTGGAACCACACAAGAACCCTATTGGCCCACTCCTCAAATTCGCGAATGTGCGAGCACAAGTATTGGTTGTGAACGTTTAGGACCCAAGGAAGAAAAATATATAGTTCATTTCACAGAGTCTAGCGGAGAAACCAAAGGAGAAAAACATGACTGTGATTTTGATATGGCTAAATGGAAATCATTACCAGCCAAAGGGCTCTACCAAACTGAAAAAAGTGTCATCTTTAACTACATCACTTGTAACACCATACAGACGTTAGAAGGAAACGTAACAGAGGAATAA
- a CDS encoding LIMLP_15305 family protein, whose product MDQTWLKTTLERFKNEQDPIRKFLKETKLFEEALANQEYEKTDLLIRKELGGILTSFKESFRKLEEGFVAKAQIQNIGKTNPATTLLDRIIMKVGSAGYGLNGLGAGVKATAEEMEKLLNHDFTMLEKVGNIQKEILDSLPSAFVTNPEAAIESINKLLLDFETQFESRNSIFLK is encoded by the coding sequence ATGGACCAAACTTGGTTAAAAACTACATTAGAACGTTTTAAGAACGAACAAGATCCCATACGTAAGTTTTTAAAAGAAACCAAACTTTTTGAAGAAGCTCTTGCTAACCAAGAGTATGAAAAAACCGATCTTCTCATCCGAAAAGAACTCGGAGGAATTCTTACTTCATTTAAAGAAAGTTTTCGTAAACTAGAAGAAGGTTTTGTGGCAAAAGCGCAAATCCAAAACATCGGAAAAACAAATCCTGCTACGACACTCCTCGATCGAATCATTATGAAAGTAGGTTCTGCTGGGTATGGACTGAATGGACTCGGCGCGGGAGTCAAAGCCACTGCAGAAGAAATGGAAAAACTACTCAACCATGACTTTACGATGTTGGAAAAAGTGGGGAACATACAAAAAGAAATTTTGGATTCCCTTCCCAGTGCTTTTGTGACTAACCCAGAGGCCGCCATCGAATCCATCAACAAATTACTGTTAGATTTTGAAACACAATTTGAATCAAGAAACTCAATCTTTTTAAAATAA